The following proteins come from a genomic window of Malus domestica chromosome 02, GDT2T_hap1:
- the LOC103426710 gene encoding ABC transporter G family member 32-like, whose protein sequence is MWNSAENVFARSGSFQEGGDDEEALRWAALERLPTYARVRRGIFRNVVGDTMEIDVGELEAKEQKPNLDRLVSSAADDPEQFFDRMRRRFDAVALNFPKIEVRFQNLKVEAFVHVGSRALPTIPNFVFNMTEAIGIYRGQRSKLIILDNISGIIRPSRLTLLLGPPSSRMTTLLLALEKSIGEIGRNTRWKNNKIIKNKL, encoded by the exons ATGTGGAACTCGGCGGAGAACGTGTTCGCGAGATCGGGGTCGTTTCAGGAGGGAGGGGACGATGAGGAGGCGCTGCGGTGGGCCGCGCTGGAGCGGCTCCCGACCTACGCCCGAGTACGGCGCGGCATTTTCAGAAACGTCGTCGGAGACACTATGGAGATCGACGTCGGCGAGCTCGAGGCTAAGGAGCAGAAGCCCAATCTCGACCGGCTTGTTAGCTCCGCCGCCGACGACCCCGAACAATTCTTCGATCGCATGCGCCGCAGATTTGACGC AGTAGCATTGAATTTTCCGAAGATCGAGGTCCGATTTCAGAACTTGAAGGTTGAAGCTTTCGTCCATGTCGGAAGCAGAGCGCTGCCGACTATTcccaattttgtttttaatatgaCGGAG GCAATTGGTATATACAGGGGGCAGAGAagcaaattaattattttagacAACATTAGCGGGATTATAAGACCTTCAAG ATTGACATTACTATTGGGTCCACCAAGCTCTAGAATGACTACACTACTATTGGCTCTGGAAAAGTCAATTGGAGAAATTGGAAGGAACACCAGatggaaaaataataaaatcattaAGAATAAGCTTTAA
- the LOC108169477 gene encoding uncharacterized protein isoform X2 — translation MVLRDHEQVEAMILLHSALSDDKRTVVNSVEAELTNMDLKSISARSLPDPLTLQKSSHLLGSKVLQSSRRLLKLGLVPGTKAFTGK, via the exons ATGGTGCTTCGCGACCACGAACAAGTGGAGGCGATGATCCTGCTCCACTCAGCCTTGTCCGACGACAAGCGTACGGTGGTGAATTCAGTGGAAGCCGAGCTCACCAACATGGACCTCAAATCTATCTCCGCTAGGTCCTTGCCCGACCCGCTTACGCTCCAAAAGTCCTCTCACCTCCTCGGCTCCAAGGTCCTCCAG AGTAGTAGGCGGCTTTTGAAACTTGGGCTCGTTCCTGGAACCAAG GCTTTCACAGGAAAGTGA
- the LOC108169477 gene encoding uncharacterized protein isoform X1, translating into MVLRDHEQVEAMILLHSALSDDKRTVVNSVEAELTNMDLKSISARSLPDPLTLQKSSHLLGSKVLQSSRRLLKLGLVPGTKESDGNAPLHLRSCKLGQLKVGFLSRTSCYYHNIQPLNVAIACITHGHDAIIGRLLPCQLQE; encoded by the exons ATGGTGCTTCGCGACCACGAACAAGTGGAGGCGATGATCCTGCTCCACTCAGCCTTGTCCGACGACAAGCGTACGGTGGTGAATTCAGTGGAAGCCGAGCTCACCAACATGGACCTCAAATCTATCTCCGCTAGGTCCTTGCCCGACCCGCTTACGCTCCAAAAGTCCTCTCACCTCCTCGGCTCCAAGGTCCTCCAG AGTAGTAGGCGGCTTTTGAAACTTGGGCTCGTTCCTGGAACCAAG GAAAGTGATGGTAACGCCCCCCTCCATTTGAGAAGTTGCAAGTTGGGGCAGCTAAAAGTCGGTTTCCTCAGCAGGACAAGTTGCTATTACCATAATATTCAACCACTCAATGTTGCAATTGCATGCATAACTCATGGGCATGATGCAATCATAGGCAGATTACTCCCATGTCAGCTCCAAGAGTAG
- the LOC103406894 gene encoding disease resistance protein RUN1-like isoform X2: MVSSFGNTNTTTAIFSVSDLNQCSVIMVDTAMTAHEASCSSSSKSKLWSYDVFLSFSGEDTRNGFTSHLHEALKYRGYHVFIDEDGLKRGEEIRGELFRAIEESRISIIVFSKMYADSSWCLDELVKIMECRDKLERHVLPIFYHVDPSHVKKQDGDFAEAFHKHEKDIREEKDDEKREAKQTRVEQWKGALTKAADLSGHHLKSSNNRKRQRDLHTEAANLSDHQTTDNGREAKFIKKIVDDNIWEWLPRTNELNVAKHPIGIKSRIQGIISDLSSGGSNDVLMVGIWGMGGLGKTTAAKAIYNQIHLTFEFKSFLADVSDATSKHGLVYLQEKLISDILKQKSELSSVDEGISLIKQHLQRRRVLVIIDNIDDLKQLDAIAVSHNCFGPGSRIIITTRNEHLLKQVEVDKTYPLREMKKREALELFSWHAFRKSYPNEEYLEVSEKVVSYCGGLPLALEVLGSFLFRRPIAEWKSQLKKLERTPKGEIIKPLRISFEGLDDTEKAIFLDISCFFIGKDKDYVAKVLDGCGFFATGGIGVLRERCLVTIEGNKLTMHDLLREMARVIISEKSLDCPGKWSRLWNRQEVTDVLTNKSEFIPNKFWIYASYKKSIDVTRASQLYIKQHSCVNIFTVRGFA, translated from the exons ATG GTATCATCCTTCGGCAACACAAACACAACCACTGCCATTTTTTCAGTCTCTGATCTGAACCAGTGCAGTGTCATAATGGTGGATACCGCCATGACAGCGCACGAAGCCTCTTGTTCGTCCTCCTCCAAGTCAAAACTTTGGAGTTACGACGTGTTCTTGAGCTTTAGCGGCGAAGACACGCGCAATGGCTTCACCAGCCACCTCCACGAGGCGTTAAAATACAGAGGATACCATGTCTTTATTGATGAGGACGGTCTAAAAAGAGGGGAAGAAATAAGAGGGGAACTGTTTCGGGCAATCGAAGAGTCGAGGATCTCTATCATTGTCTTCTCAAAGATGTATGCGGATTCGAGTTGGTGTCTTGACGAGCTGGTGAAGATCATGGAGTGCAGAGACAAACTGGAGCGACATGTTTTGCCAATATTCTATCACGTTGATCCTTCGCATGTCAAGAAGCAGGACGGAGATTTTGCCGAAGCATTTCATAAACACGAAAAGGACATCCGTGAAGAAAAAGATGACGAGAAACGTGAAGCTAAACAAACAAGGGTAGAGCAGTGGAAAGGGGCTCTCACAAAAGCTGCAGATTTGTCTGGCCACCATCTTAAATCCAGTAATAATAG GAAGAGGCAGAGAGATCTTCATACTGAAGCTGCAAATTTGTCTGACCACCAAACAACTGACAACGG GCGCGAAGCAaagttcattaaaaaaattgttgacGACAATATTTGGGAATGGCTCCCCAGAACAAACGAATTAAATGTGGCGAAGCACCCAATTGGAATCAAATCTCGCATTCAAGGTATTATCAGTGATCTTTCAAGTGGTGGATCAAATGATGTTCTCATGGTTGGAATTTGGGGGATGGGTGGATTGGGTAAAACAACAGCTGCCAAAGCCATTTATAACCAAATTCATCTTACGTTTGAATTCAAAAGTTTCCTTGCCGACGTTAGCGATGCTACAAGTAAACATGGTCTGGTTTATTTGCAAGAAAAACTTATTTCTGACATCTTAAAACAAAAGTCTGAATTAAGCAGTGTTGATGAAGGTATCAGTTTGATAAAACAACATCTCCAACGTAGAAGGGTACTTGTCATCATCGACAATATAGATGACCTGAAACAACTTGATGCAATAGCTGTAAGTCACAATTGTTTTGGTCCAGGAAGTAGAATTATTATAACGACACGAAATGAACATTTGCTAAAGCAAGTGGAAGTGGACAAGACATATCCGCTTCGAgaaatgaaaaagagagaagctTTGGAGCTCTTTAGTTGGCATGCCTTTCGAAAAAGTTACCCTAATGAAGAATATCTTGAAGTCTCAGAAAAGGTTGTTTCTTACTGTGGAGGTTTGCCACTAgcccttgaagttttaggttctTTTTTGTTTAGAAGACCTATTGCAGAGTGGAAAAGTCAATTGAAGAAATTGGAAAGAACTCCTAAAGGAGAAATAATAAAACCACTAAGAATAAGCTTTGAAGGGCTAGATGATACAGAGAAGGCTATATTCCTTGACAtatcttgtttctttattgGAAAGGACAAAGACTACGTCGCAAAAGTATTAGATGGATGTGGATTTTTTGCAACAGGAGGAATCGGTGTCCTCCGTGAACGATGTCTTGTAACTATTGAAGGCAACAAGTTGACTATGCATGATTTGCTTCGAGAAATGGCCAGAgtaatcatttctgaaaaatctcTTGATTGCCCTGGAAAATGGAGTAGGTTGTGGAATCGTCAAGAGGTCACTGATGTATTGACAAATAAATCTGAGTTTATTCCCAATAAATTTTGGATTTATGCATCATACAAGAAAAGCATAGATGTAACCCGGGCAAGTCAATTATACATTAAACAACATTCGTGTGTAAATATATTCACCGTGCGTGGTTTTGCgtaa
- the LOC103406894 gene encoding disease resistance protein RUN1-like isoform X1: protein MSLSCSFLSSFPLCFLAPSCPVSSFGNTNTTTAIFSVSDLNQCSVIMVDTAMTAHEASCSSSSKSKLWSYDVFLSFSGEDTRNGFTSHLHEALKYRGYHVFIDEDGLKRGEEIRGELFRAIEESRISIIVFSKMYADSSWCLDELVKIMECRDKLERHVLPIFYHVDPSHVKKQDGDFAEAFHKHEKDIREEKDDEKREAKQTRVEQWKGALTKAADLSGHHLKSSNNRKRQRDLHTEAANLSDHQTTDNGREAKFIKKIVDDNIWEWLPRTNELNVAKHPIGIKSRIQGIISDLSSGGSNDVLMVGIWGMGGLGKTTAAKAIYNQIHLTFEFKSFLADVSDATSKHGLVYLQEKLISDILKQKSELSSVDEGISLIKQHLQRRRVLVIIDNIDDLKQLDAIAVSHNCFGPGSRIIITTRNEHLLKQVEVDKTYPLREMKKREALELFSWHAFRKSYPNEEYLEVSEKVVSYCGGLPLALEVLGSFLFRRPIAEWKSQLKKLERTPKGEIIKPLRISFEGLDDTEKAIFLDISCFFIGKDKDYVAKVLDGCGFFATGGIGVLRERCLVTIEGNKLTMHDLLREMARVIISEKSLDCPGKWSRLWNRQEVTDVLTNKSEFIPNKFWIYASYKKSIDVTRASQLYIKQHSCVNIFTVRGFA, encoded by the exons ATGAGTCTTTCGTGTTcctttctttcctcttttcctcTCTGTTTCCTTGCACCTTCCTGCCCG GTATCATCCTTCGGCAACACAAACACAACCACTGCCATTTTTTCAGTCTCTGATCTGAACCAGTGCAGTGTCATAATGGTGGATACCGCCATGACAGCGCACGAAGCCTCTTGTTCGTCCTCCTCCAAGTCAAAACTTTGGAGTTACGACGTGTTCTTGAGCTTTAGCGGCGAAGACACGCGCAATGGCTTCACCAGCCACCTCCACGAGGCGTTAAAATACAGAGGATACCATGTCTTTATTGATGAGGACGGTCTAAAAAGAGGGGAAGAAATAAGAGGGGAACTGTTTCGGGCAATCGAAGAGTCGAGGATCTCTATCATTGTCTTCTCAAAGATGTATGCGGATTCGAGTTGGTGTCTTGACGAGCTGGTGAAGATCATGGAGTGCAGAGACAAACTGGAGCGACATGTTTTGCCAATATTCTATCACGTTGATCCTTCGCATGTCAAGAAGCAGGACGGAGATTTTGCCGAAGCATTTCATAAACACGAAAAGGACATCCGTGAAGAAAAAGATGACGAGAAACGTGAAGCTAAACAAACAAGGGTAGAGCAGTGGAAAGGGGCTCTCACAAAAGCTGCAGATTTGTCTGGCCACCATCTTAAATCCAGTAATAATAG GAAGAGGCAGAGAGATCTTCATACTGAAGCTGCAAATTTGTCTGACCACCAAACAACTGACAACGG GCGCGAAGCAaagttcattaaaaaaattgttgacGACAATATTTGGGAATGGCTCCCCAGAACAAACGAATTAAATGTGGCGAAGCACCCAATTGGAATCAAATCTCGCATTCAAGGTATTATCAGTGATCTTTCAAGTGGTGGATCAAATGATGTTCTCATGGTTGGAATTTGGGGGATGGGTGGATTGGGTAAAACAACAGCTGCCAAAGCCATTTATAACCAAATTCATCTTACGTTTGAATTCAAAAGTTTCCTTGCCGACGTTAGCGATGCTACAAGTAAACATGGTCTGGTTTATTTGCAAGAAAAACTTATTTCTGACATCTTAAAACAAAAGTCTGAATTAAGCAGTGTTGATGAAGGTATCAGTTTGATAAAACAACATCTCCAACGTAGAAGGGTACTTGTCATCATCGACAATATAGATGACCTGAAACAACTTGATGCAATAGCTGTAAGTCACAATTGTTTTGGTCCAGGAAGTAGAATTATTATAACGACACGAAATGAACATTTGCTAAAGCAAGTGGAAGTGGACAAGACATATCCGCTTCGAgaaatgaaaaagagagaagctTTGGAGCTCTTTAGTTGGCATGCCTTTCGAAAAAGTTACCCTAATGAAGAATATCTTGAAGTCTCAGAAAAGGTTGTTTCTTACTGTGGAGGTTTGCCACTAgcccttgaagttttaggttctTTTTTGTTTAGAAGACCTATTGCAGAGTGGAAAAGTCAATTGAAGAAATTGGAAAGAACTCCTAAAGGAGAAATAATAAAACCACTAAGAATAAGCTTTGAAGGGCTAGATGATACAGAGAAGGCTATATTCCTTGACAtatcttgtttctttattgGAAAGGACAAAGACTACGTCGCAAAAGTATTAGATGGATGTGGATTTTTTGCAACAGGAGGAATCGGTGTCCTCCGTGAACGATGTCTTGTAACTATTGAAGGCAACAAGTTGACTATGCATGATTTGCTTCGAGAAATGGCCAGAgtaatcatttctgaaaaatctcTTGATTGCCCTGGAAAATGGAGTAGGTTGTGGAATCGTCAAGAGGTCACTGATGTATTGACAAATAAATCTGAGTTTATTCCCAATAAATTTTGGATTTATGCATCATACAAGAAAAGCATAGATGTAACCCGGGCAAGTCAATTATACATTAAACAACATTCGTGTGTAAATATATTCACCGTGCGTGGTTTTGCgtaa
- the LOC103406894 gene encoding disease resistance protein RUN1-like isoform X3, giving the protein MVDTAMTAHEASCSSSSKSKLWSYDVFLSFSGEDTRNGFTSHLHEALKYRGYHVFIDEDGLKRGEEIRGELFRAIEESRISIIVFSKMYADSSWCLDELVKIMECRDKLERHVLPIFYHVDPSHVKKQDGDFAEAFHKHEKDIREEKDDEKREAKQTRVEQWKGALTKAADLSGHHLKSSNNRKRQRDLHTEAANLSDHQTTDNGREAKFIKKIVDDNIWEWLPRTNELNVAKHPIGIKSRIQGIISDLSSGGSNDVLMVGIWGMGGLGKTTAAKAIYNQIHLTFEFKSFLADVSDATSKHGLVYLQEKLISDILKQKSELSSVDEGISLIKQHLQRRRVLVIIDNIDDLKQLDAIAVSHNCFGPGSRIIITTRNEHLLKQVEVDKTYPLREMKKREALELFSWHAFRKSYPNEEYLEVSEKVVSYCGGLPLALEVLGSFLFRRPIAEWKSQLKKLERTPKGEIIKPLRISFEGLDDTEKAIFLDISCFFIGKDKDYVAKVLDGCGFFATGGIGVLRERCLVTIEGNKLTMHDLLREMARVIISEKSLDCPGKWSRLWNRQEVTDVLTNKSEFIPNKFWIYASYKKSIDVTRASQLYIKQHSCVNIFTVRGFA; this is encoded by the exons ATGGTGGATACCGCCATGACAGCGCACGAAGCCTCTTGTTCGTCCTCCTCCAAGTCAAAACTTTGGAGTTACGACGTGTTCTTGAGCTTTAGCGGCGAAGACACGCGCAATGGCTTCACCAGCCACCTCCACGAGGCGTTAAAATACAGAGGATACCATGTCTTTATTGATGAGGACGGTCTAAAAAGAGGGGAAGAAATAAGAGGGGAACTGTTTCGGGCAATCGAAGAGTCGAGGATCTCTATCATTGTCTTCTCAAAGATGTATGCGGATTCGAGTTGGTGTCTTGACGAGCTGGTGAAGATCATGGAGTGCAGAGACAAACTGGAGCGACATGTTTTGCCAATATTCTATCACGTTGATCCTTCGCATGTCAAGAAGCAGGACGGAGATTTTGCCGAAGCATTTCATAAACACGAAAAGGACATCCGTGAAGAAAAAGATGACGAGAAACGTGAAGCTAAACAAACAAGGGTAGAGCAGTGGAAAGGGGCTCTCACAAAAGCTGCAGATTTGTCTGGCCACCATCTTAAATCCAGTAATAATAG GAAGAGGCAGAGAGATCTTCATACTGAAGCTGCAAATTTGTCTGACCACCAAACAACTGACAACGG GCGCGAAGCAaagttcattaaaaaaattgttgacGACAATATTTGGGAATGGCTCCCCAGAACAAACGAATTAAATGTGGCGAAGCACCCAATTGGAATCAAATCTCGCATTCAAGGTATTATCAGTGATCTTTCAAGTGGTGGATCAAATGATGTTCTCATGGTTGGAATTTGGGGGATGGGTGGATTGGGTAAAACAACAGCTGCCAAAGCCATTTATAACCAAATTCATCTTACGTTTGAATTCAAAAGTTTCCTTGCCGACGTTAGCGATGCTACAAGTAAACATGGTCTGGTTTATTTGCAAGAAAAACTTATTTCTGACATCTTAAAACAAAAGTCTGAATTAAGCAGTGTTGATGAAGGTATCAGTTTGATAAAACAACATCTCCAACGTAGAAGGGTACTTGTCATCATCGACAATATAGATGACCTGAAACAACTTGATGCAATAGCTGTAAGTCACAATTGTTTTGGTCCAGGAAGTAGAATTATTATAACGACACGAAATGAACATTTGCTAAAGCAAGTGGAAGTGGACAAGACATATCCGCTTCGAgaaatgaaaaagagagaagctTTGGAGCTCTTTAGTTGGCATGCCTTTCGAAAAAGTTACCCTAATGAAGAATATCTTGAAGTCTCAGAAAAGGTTGTTTCTTACTGTGGAGGTTTGCCACTAgcccttgaagttttaggttctTTTTTGTTTAGAAGACCTATTGCAGAGTGGAAAAGTCAATTGAAGAAATTGGAAAGAACTCCTAAAGGAGAAATAATAAAACCACTAAGAATAAGCTTTGAAGGGCTAGATGATACAGAGAAGGCTATATTCCTTGACAtatcttgtttctttattgGAAAGGACAAAGACTACGTCGCAAAAGTATTAGATGGATGTGGATTTTTTGCAACAGGAGGAATCGGTGTCCTCCGTGAACGATGTCTTGTAACTATTGAAGGCAACAAGTTGACTATGCATGATTTGCTTCGAGAAATGGCCAGAgtaatcatttctgaaaaatctcTTGATTGCCCTGGAAAATGGAGTAGGTTGTGGAATCGTCAAGAGGTCACTGATGTATTGACAAATAAATCTGAGTTTATTCCCAATAAATTTTGGATTTATGCATCATACAAGAAAAGCATAGATGTAACCCGGGCAAGTCAATTATACATTAAACAACATTCGTGTGTAAATATATTCACCGTGCGTGGTTTTGCgtaa